In the genome of Actinomadura graeca, one region contains:
- a CDS encoding VOC family protein: MTQTTRGAVPEIGSVLLASAEPGRLRAWYETAFGVTADMDGFLRLGGVGLLVDGRDDVAGKAVEPSRVILNFHVDDARSVARHLDAMGVAWLAPLEYRDQAGAWFGTVIDPDGNHVQIIELTDAYWVARQERAERAEQAERVEQAEGAARGEGRQDAWSLADASVSSRLPAQDLDRARRFYAEKLGLEPVETRPGGLRYETRSGGFSVFQSAGRPSGGHTQMGWRVDDIEAAVAEMRRRGVVFEDVDVPGLRTVDGIAEVTGNYPSAGGRGERAAWFRDSEGNLHGIGQPILGTGQDG, from the coding sequence GTGACGCAGACGACGAGGGGCGCCGTGCCCGAGATCGGCAGCGTGCTGCTGGCCAGCGCGGAGCCCGGCCGGTTGCGCGCCTGGTACGAGACGGCGTTCGGGGTGACCGCCGACATGGACGGGTTCCTGCGCCTGGGCGGAGTCGGGCTGCTCGTGGACGGGCGCGACGACGTGGCGGGCAAGGCGGTGGAACCGTCGCGGGTGATCCTCAACTTCCACGTCGACGACGCGCGCAGCGTGGCGCGGCACCTCGACGCGATGGGGGTGGCGTGGCTGGCCCCGCTGGAGTACCGGGACCAGGCGGGGGCCTGGTTCGGGACGGTCATCGACCCGGACGGCAACCACGTCCAGATCATCGAGCTGACGGACGCCTACTGGGTGGCGCGCCAGGAGCGTGCCGAGCGTGCCGAGCAGGCCGAGCGCGTCGAGCAGGCCGAGGGCGCGGCGCGTGGTGAGGGACGGCAGGACGCGTGGTCGCTCGCGGACGCCTCGGTCTCGTCCCGGCTGCCTGCGCAGGATCTCGACCGCGCGAGGCGGTTCTACGCCGAGAAACTGGGACTGGAGCCGGTGGAGACACGGCCCGGCGGGTTGCGTTACGAGACCCGCAGTGGCGGCTTCTCGGTGTTCCAGTCGGCGGGACGGCCGTCCGGCGGGCACACCCAGATGGGCTGGCGTGTCGACGACATCGAGGCGGCGGTCGCGGAGATGCGGCGGCGCGGGGTGGTCTTCGAGGACGTGGACGTCCCCGGCCTGCGCACCGTGGACGGGATCGCCGAGGTCACCGGGAACTACCCGTCCGCCGGTGGACGAGGCGAACGGGCCGCATGGTTCCGTGACAGCGAAGGCAACCTGCACGGCATCGGCCAGCCCATTCTCGGGACCGGCCAGGACGGCTAG
- a CDS encoding succinate dehydrogenase/fumarate reductase iron-sulfur subunit, translating into MSYEAKFRVWRGDEGDGELKDYAVEVNEGEVVLDIIHRLQATQAPDLAVRWNCKAGKCGSCSAEINGLPRLLCMTRMSTFEPDETITVTPVRTFPVIRDLVTDVSFNYEKARQIPSFDPGDVQPGEFRMQQVDVERSQEFRKCIECFLCNNVCHVIRDHEENKPGFAGPRFLMRIAELEMHPADAADRREIAQEDHGLGFCNITKCCTEVCPEHIKITDNALIPMKERVVGRRYDPVVWLGSKLGIVKKGQDTPSA; encoded by the coding sequence ATGAGCTACGAGGCCAAGTTCCGGGTCTGGCGCGGCGACGAGGGCGACGGCGAGCTCAAGGACTACGCCGTCGAGGTGAACGAGGGCGAGGTCGTCCTCGACATCATCCACCGGCTGCAGGCCACGCAGGCGCCCGACCTCGCCGTCCGGTGGAACTGCAAGGCCGGCAAGTGCGGATCGTGCTCGGCGGAGATCAACGGCCTGCCGCGGCTGCTGTGCATGACGCGGATGTCGACGTTCGAGCCGGACGAGACCATCACGGTCACGCCCGTCCGCACGTTCCCGGTGATCCGCGACCTCGTCACGGACGTGTCGTTCAACTACGAGAAGGCGCGGCAGATCCCCTCGTTCGACCCGGGAGACGTGCAGCCGGGCGAGTTCCGCATGCAGCAGGTGGACGTCGAGCGCTCGCAGGAGTTCCGCAAGTGCATCGAGTGCTTCCTGTGCAACAACGTCTGCCACGTGATCCGCGACCACGAGGAGAACAAGCCCGGCTTCGCGGGCCCGCGCTTCCTCATGCGGATCGCCGAGCTGGAGATGCACCCGGCGGACGCCGCGGACCGGCGTGAGATCGCGCAGGAGGACCACGGCCTCGGCTTCTGCAACATCACCAAGTGCTGCACCGAGGTCTGCCCCGAGCACATCAAGATCACCGACAACGCCCTCATCCCGATGAAGGAGCGCGTGGTGGGCCGCCGCTACGACCCGGTGGTCTGGCTCGGCAGCAAGCTGGGCATCGTCAAGAAGGGCCAGGACACCCCGTCCGCCTGA
- a CDS encoding MFS transporter: MIRIPHPHRAWPVAAVAFVALVGAAGFRATPGVLMVPLQDEFGWSRATTSAAVSVNLVLYGLTAPFAAALMDRFGVRRVTAAALTLVAAGSGLTVFMSASWQLVLCWGVLVGLGTGSMAMVFAATVAGRWFVRHRGLVIGVLTAGGAAGQLVFLPLLAWLTDAHGWRPASLTVAAAALLVVPLVVLVMRERPSDVGLLPYGAAQAEPDPPRTGDAARTALRALTGAWRTKAFWLLAGGFFICGASTNGLVGTHFIPAAHDHGMPETTAAGLLALVGVFDIAGTVASGWFTDRLDSRVLLGWYYALRGLSLLVLPALFADSPHPSMLVFVIFYGLDWVATVPPTIALAREVFGPSAGTIVFGWIFASHQLGAAAAAAAAGLLRTSLGSYTLAWWGAGVLCLFAAGMSMSIARAPAARPKVPEPTGA; encoded by the coding sequence GTGATCAGAATCCCTCATCCGCACCGCGCGTGGCCGGTGGCCGCCGTCGCGTTCGTCGCCCTGGTCGGCGCGGCGGGGTTCCGGGCGACGCCCGGCGTCCTCATGGTGCCGCTCCAGGACGAGTTCGGCTGGTCGCGGGCCACGACGTCGGCGGCCGTCTCGGTCAACCTCGTCCTGTACGGGCTGACCGCGCCGTTCGCGGCGGCCCTGATGGACCGGTTCGGCGTCCGCCGCGTCACCGCCGCAGCGCTGACGCTCGTGGCGGCGGGGAGCGGGCTGACCGTGTTCATGTCGGCGAGCTGGCAGCTCGTCCTGTGCTGGGGCGTGCTGGTGGGCCTCGGGACCGGGTCCATGGCGATGGTGTTCGCCGCGACCGTGGCGGGCCGGTGGTTCGTGCGGCACCGCGGCCTCGTCATCGGCGTCCTGACGGCGGGCGGCGCCGCCGGGCAGCTGGTGTTCCTCCCGCTGCTGGCGTGGCTCACGGACGCGCACGGGTGGCGGCCCGCCTCACTGACGGTCGCGGCCGCCGCGCTCCTGGTGGTGCCGCTGGTCGTGCTGGTCATGCGTGAGCGCCCCTCGGACGTGGGCCTCCTGCCCTACGGCGCCGCGCAGGCGGAACCCGACCCGCCGCGCACCGGCGACGCCGCCCGCACGGCCCTCCGCGCGCTCACCGGGGCCTGGCGGACGAAGGCGTTCTGGCTCCTCGCCGGCGGGTTCTTCATCTGCGGGGCCTCGACGAACGGCCTCGTCGGCACCCATTTCATCCCCGCCGCGCACGACCACGGGATGCCGGAGACGACCGCCGCCGGCCTGCTCGCCCTGGTCGGGGTGTTCGACATCGCCGGGACGGTGGCGTCCGGGTGGTTCACCGACCGGCTCGACAGCCGCGTCCTGCTCGGCTGGTACTACGCCCTGCGCGGCCTGTCACTGCTCGTCCTGCCGGCGCTGTTCGCCGACTCGCCGCACCCGAGCATGCTCGTCTTCGTCATCTTCTATGGCCTGGACTGGGTCGCGACCGTCCCGCCCACGATCGCGCTGGCGCGTGAGGTGTTCGGGCCGTCCGCGGGCACGATCGTGTTCGGCTGGATCTTCGCGTCCCACCAGCTGGGCGCGGCGGCCGCGGCGGCGGCCGCGGGGCTCCTGCGCACCTCGCTCGGCTCGTACACGCTGGCCTGGTGGGGTGCCGGGGTGCTGTGCCTGTTCGCCGCCGGGATGTCGATGTCGATAGCGCGCGCTCCGGCGGCACGTCCGAAAGTGCCCGAGCCCACCGGCGCCTGA
- a CDS encoding succinate dehydrogenase/fumarate reductase iron-sulfur subunit, whose protein sequence is MKLTLRVWRQSGPRDKGAMVEYKLADISPDASFLEMLDVLNERLIASGEEPVAFDHDCREGICGMCSLVINGTPHGPERATTTCQLHMRKFKDGEVIDVEPWRARAFPVVKDLVVDRSAFDRIIQSGGFITAPTGTAPEAHSTPVPKPDADAAFEAAECIGCGACVAACPNGSAALFLGAKVTHLGLVPQGQPERWDRVVSMLDTHDGEGFGGCTNTGECTVACPKGIPLDVIGRLNHDYLKATAGGKKK, encoded by the coding sequence ATGAAGCTCACACTGCGCGTCTGGCGCCAGAGCGGCCCCCGGGACAAGGGCGCGATGGTCGAGTACAAGCTCGCCGACATCTCCCCCGACGCCTCCTTCCTGGAGATGCTGGACGTCCTCAACGAGAGGCTCATCGCCTCGGGCGAGGAGCCGGTGGCCTTCGACCACGACTGCCGCGAGGGCATCTGCGGCATGTGCTCCCTGGTCATCAACGGCACCCCGCACGGCCCCGAGCGCGCCACGACCACCTGCCAGCTGCACATGCGCAAGTTCAAGGACGGCGAGGTCATCGACGTCGAGCCGTGGCGGGCCCGCGCGTTCCCGGTCGTGAAGGACCTGGTCGTGGACCGGTCCGCGTTCGACCGGATCATCCAGTCGGGCGGGTTCATCACCGCGCCGACCGGCACCGCCCCGGAGGCGCACTCCACGCCCGTCCCCAAGCCGGACGCCGACGCCGCCTTCGAGGCCGCCGAGTGCATCGGCTGCGGCGCCTGCGTCGCGGCGTGCCCCAACGGCTCCGCCGCCCTGTTCCTCGGCGCCAAGGTCACCCACCTCGGGCTGGTGCCGCAGGGCCAGCCGGAACGCTGGGACCGGGTCGTGTCCATGCTCGACACCCACGACGGCGAGGGCTTCGGCGGCTGCACCAACACCGGCGAGTGCACCGTCGCGTGCCCGAAGGGCATCCCGCTGGACGTCATCGGCCGCCTGAACCACGACTACCTGAAGGCCACCGCGGGCGGGAAGAAGAAGTAG
- a CDS encoding succinate dehydrogenase cytochrome b subunit, with product MAVTGGVLVLYLVAHMVGNLKIFLGAEDFNHYAHWLRTIGEPAVPHRTVLTLVEVVLGVSIILHMWSAVSLARRASAARPVKYQAKKKSHAQGYATHTMRYGGVIIAVYVVWHLLDLTFFVVNPKGADATPYDRMVADFDPSRWYITLWYVIALLLVGLHLRHGIWSAFQTLGLRTPRSERTLRALAGTVASVVTLGFVSVPLSITFGWVS from the coding sequence ATGGCCGTGACCGGCGGAGTCCTCGTGTTGTACCTGGTCGCGCACATGGTCGGGAACCTGAAGATCTTCCTCGGGGCGGAGGACTTCAACCACTACGCGCACTGGCTGCGGACGATCGGGGAGCCCGCGGTACCGCACCGCACCGTCCTGACGCTGGTCGAGGTCGTGCTCGGCGTCTCGATCATCCTGCACATGTGGTCGGCGGTGTCGCTCGCCCGCCGCGCCTCCGCCGCCCGGCCCGTGAAGTACCAGGCGAAGAAGAAGTCCCACGCCCAGGGCTACGCCACCCACACCATGCGGTACGGCGGCGTCATCATCGCCGTCTACGTCGTCTGGCACCTGCTGGACCTCACCTTCTTCGTGGTGAACCCCAAGGGCGCCGACGCCACCCCCTACGACCGGATGGTCGCCGACTTCGACCCGTCCCGCTGGTACATCACGCTCTGGTACGTCATCGCGCTGCTGCTCGTCGGCCTGCACCTGCGGCACGGCATCTGGAGCGCGTTCCAGACGCTCGGCCTGCGCACCCCGCGCAGCGAACGCACCCTGCGGGCCCTCGCCGGGACCGTCGCCTCGGTGGTGACGCTCGGCTTCGTCTCCGTCCCCCTGTCCATCACGTTCGGGTGGGTGAGCTGA
- a CDS encoding PP2C family protein-serine/threonine phosphatase, giving the protein MIDLLLIDDDPADVLMVEKMLADSGLDIQITVAADLTAARRRLTRRTQCIIVDLSTPGIDRLDGLRHVLAMSGPAAVVVLTGLDDAHLGVRAVAAGAEDYLVKQEVDGPLLARAIRYSIERKRAEETERRLVEARILGRENARLERGLLPVPLIDDPSLRHHTRYRPGRRRALLGGDFYDTVQTEGGAVHLMIGDVCGHGPDEAALGVQLRMAWRTLVLAGHTGEQLLGTLDTVLGHERRSEEIFTTLCMITIAPSRRTARMHLAGHPAPLLFRERPGNGGGEVAALPEYAHGPALGLVPSAEWPTTEIDLGESWGLMLYTDGLIEGRVGRGSARLGTDGLVRLARGARARGATGRSLIDELVTEVERLNGDALTDDLAVLLLSRRA; this is encoded by the coding sequence ATGATCGACCTGCTCCTCATCGACGACGACCCCGCCGACGTCCTCATGGTCGAGAAGATGCTCGCCGACAGCGGCCTGGACATCCAGATCACCGTCGCGGCCGACCTCACCGCCGCCAGGCGCAGGCTGACCCGGCGCACCCAGTGCATCATCGTGGACCTGTCCACCCCCGGGATCGACCGGCTGGACGGGCTGCGGCACGTGCTGGCCATGTCCGGCCCCGCCGCCGTCGTCGTGCTCACCGGGCTGGACGACGCGCACCTCGGCGTGCGGGCCGTCGCCGCGGGCGCCGAGGACTACCTGGTCAAGCAGGAGGTGGACGGCCCCCTTCTCGCCCGCGCCATCCGCTACTCCATCGAGCGCAAGCGCGCCGAGGAGACCGAGCGGCGGCTGGTGGAGGCGCGCATCCTCGGCCGGGAGAACGCGCGGCTGGAGCGCGGGCTGCTGCCGGTCCCGCTGATCGACGACCCGTCGCTGCGGCACCACACCCGCTACCGGCCCGGCCGGCGGCGGGCGCTGCTCGGCGGCGACTTCTACGACACCGTGCAGACCGAGGGCGGCGCCGTCCACCTGATGATCGGCGACGTGTGCGGCCACGGCCCGGACGAGGCGGCGCTCGGCGTCCAGCTCCGGATGGCGTGGCGGACGCTCGTGCTGGCCGGGCACACCGGCGAGCAGCTGCTCGGCACCCTCGACACCGTCCTCGGCCACGAGCGGCGCAGCGAGGAGATCTTCACCACCCTCTGCATGATCACCATCGCGCCGTCGCGGCGGACGGCCCGGATGCACCTGGCCGGCCACCCGGCGCCGCTGCTGTTCCGGGAGCGTCCCGGCAACGGCGGCGGCGAGGTCGCGGCGCTGCCCGAGTACGCACACGGCCCGGCGCTCGGCCTGGTGCCCTCCGCCGAATGGCCGACGACCGAGATCGACCTCGGCGAGTCCTGGGGTCTGATGCTCTACACCGACGGCCTGATCGAGGGCCGCGTCGGGCGGGGCTCGGCGCGGCTCGGCACCGACGGGCTGGTCCGGCTGGCCCGCGGCGCCCGCGCCAGGGGCGCGACCGGCCGGTCCCTCATCGACGAGCTGGTCACCGAGGTGGAGCGCCTCAACGGCGACGCCCTCACCGACGACCTCGCCGTCCTGCTCCTGTCCCGGCGGGCCTGA
- a CDS encoding LysR family transcriptional regulator, translating into MQLQQLAYFVAVAEVRHFTQAAELLHVAQPSLSKQIRALETELNVSLFSRARGNITLTPAGEALLPLAKRILADVDTARVEVQELAGLRRGRVRLGATPSLCAGLLADVLRRFHDAYPGIQLLVEEGGSRDLVRELTRGSLDMALVILPLHGDPPLDTTPILREYLVVASPAGPGVGERASRAAHVPRRSFLRIEDLRNRPLVMFRPGYDLREATISACRAAGFEPKFAVEGGEMDAVLRFVEAGLGIAVVPSMVLAGRPGLRGTPLVLDGEDEATRRHHGPGLLRTIALAHRKDVELTHAARAFQDTLETFLVEAGLAGSLPAGVENLVNA; encoded by the coding sequence ATGCAGTTGCAGCAGCTCGCCTACTTCGTCGCGGTCGCGGAGGTACGCCACTTCACCCAGGCCGCCGAGCTGCTGCATGTGGCGCAGCCGTCGCTGTCCAAGCAGATCCGCGCCCTGGAGACCGAGCTGAACGTCTCCCTCTTCAGCCGCGCCAGGGGGAACATCACGCTGACCCCGGCGGGGGAGGCGCTGCTGCCGCTGGCCAAGCGGATCCTCGCCGACGTCGACACCGCGCGGGTGGAGGTGCAGGAGCTGGCCGGGCTCAGGCGCGGGCGGGTGCGCCTCGGCGCGACGCCGTCCCTGTGCGCGGGGCTGCTGGCCGACGTCCTGCGGCGCTTCCACGACGCCTACCCGGGAATCCAGCTGCTGGTCGAGGAGGGCGGCTCGCGCGACCTCGTCCGGGAGCTGACCCGCGGTTCGCTGGACATGGCCCTGGTGATCCTGCCGCTGCACGGGGATCCGCCGCTGGACACCACCCCGATACTGCGCGAGTACCTCGTGGTCGCCTCGCCCGCCGGTCCGGGCGTGGGCGAGCGGGCGTCCAGGGCCGCGCATGTGCCCCGCCGGTCGTTCCTGCGCATCGAGGACCTGCGGAACCGTCCGCTGGTGATGTTCCGGCCCGGCTACGACCTGCGCGAAGCGACCATCAGCGCGTGCAGGGCGGCCGGTTTCGAGCCGAAGTTCGCCGTGGAGGGCGGCGAGATGGACGCCGTGCTGCGGTTCGTCGAGGCGGGCCTCGGGATCGCGGTCGTCCCGAGCATGGTCCTCGCCGGGCGGCCCGGGCTGCGCGGGACCCCTCTCGTCCTGGACGGTGAGGACGAGGCGACGCGGCGCCACCACGGCCCGGGCCTGCTCCGGACGATCGCGCTGGCCCACCGCAAGGACGTGGAGCTGACCCACGCGGCGCGCGCCTTCCAGGACACTCTGGAGACGTTCCTCGTCGAGGCGGGTCTTGCGGGAAGCCTCCCGGCAGGGGTCGAGAACCTCGTCAACGCCTGA
- a CDS encoding Crp/Fnr family transcriptional regulator, with protein MSALEPGSFLAELTPAERVELESRGRVRDFDRGETLFIEGEQSSWIAVLLKGRVKAFSYREHGGEALLAVRGPGALLGELAAIDGFPRSATVAALEPAQALAVTAEEFMAFLQAHGRVSILIMRTLCQRWRDADRKRVEFGMFDATGRVAQRLVELAERFGVPYERHGAAGGGVAGAGPAGGGGPAGGGGLAGGGVNGQAGADPAGQSVRITLNLSQEELAGWVGASREAVSKALRTLRRHGWIETGRRRVIVHDLQALRRHAK; from the coding sequence ATGAGCGCCCTTGAACCGGGCTCGTTCCTCGCCGAACTCACTCCGGCGGAACGCGTCGAGCTGGAATCACGCGGTCGCGTCCGTGACTTCGACCGGGGGGAGACACTGTTCATCGAAGGGGAGCAGTCCAGCTGGATCGCCGTCCTGCTCAAAGGGCGGGTCAAGGCGTTCTCCTACCGTGAGCACGGCGGGGAGGCGCTGCTGGCGGTGCGCGGGCCCGGCGCGCTGCTGGGGGAGCTCGCCGCCATCGACGGGTTCCCCCGTTCGGCGACGGTCGCGGCGCTGGAGCCGGCGCAGGCGCTCGCCGTGACGGCCGAGGAGTTCATGGCGTTCCTCCAGGCGCATGGGCGCGTGTCCATCCTCATCATGCGGACGCTGTGCCAGCGCTGGCGCGACGCCGACCGCAAACGTGTCGAGTTCGGCATGTTCGACGCGACCGGACGCGTGGCGCAGCGGCTCGTGGAACTGGCCGAGCGGTTCGGCGTGCCGTACGAGCGGCACGGCGCGGCGGGCGGCGGCGTGGCCGGCGCGGGCCCGGCGGGCGGCGGGGGTCCGGCGGGCGGCGGGGGCCTGGCGGGCGGCGGCGTGAACGGGCAGGCGGGGGCGGATCCGGCCGGTCAGAGCGTCCGCATCACGCTGAACCTGTCGCAGGAGGAGCTGGCGGGCTGGGTGGGGGCGTCGCGGGAGGCCGTCAGCAAGGCGCTGCGCACGCTCCGCCGCCACGGGTGGATCGAGACGGGACGGCGGCGCGTCATCGTCCACGACCTCCAGGCCCTCCGGCGGCACGCCAAGTGA
- a CDS encoding fumarate reductase/succinate dehydrogenase flavoprotein subunit has product MNDDFYRSGGPIADTKAPSGPIEDRWTRRKFEAKLVNPANKRKKKIIIIGTGLAGGSAGATLGEAGYHVQQFCFQDSPRRAHSIAAQGGINAAKNYRNDGDSVHRLFYDTVKGGDFRARESNVHRLAEISTQIIDQCVAQGVPFAREYGGLLDNRSFGGTQVSRTFYARGQTGQQLLLGAYQALMRQVEAGNVELYPRHEMLDLIMEDGRARGVVVRNLINGEIKHYTADAVVLASGGYGNVYFLSTNAMGSNVTASWRAHRHGALFANPCYTQIHPTCIPVSGDHQSKLTLMSESLRNDGRVWVPKKGGDGRRPSDIPEDERDYYLERIYPSFGNLVPRDIASRAAKNVCDEGRGVGPGGLGVYLDFADAIARLGRGTVEAKYGNLFEMYERITGENPYDTPMRIYPAVHYTMGGLWVDYDLQSNIPGLFVIGEANFSDHGANRLGASALMQGLADGYFVLPNTIGDYIARNDLPPVAGTAVAEAETRVTSQIERLLSIDGDRSVDSFHRELGHIMWEYCGMERTEEGLRKALTLIPELRAEFWTRVKVTGKGEELNQQLEKAGRVADFLELGELMVIDALHRTESCGGHFRAESQDEDGEAKRDDDRFGYVAAWEWAGEGEQPVLHKEDLDFEYVKPTQRSYK; this is encoded by the coding sequence ATGAACGACGACTTCTACAGGTCCGGCGGTCCGATCGCCGACACCAAGGCGCCCTCCGGCCCGATCGAGGACCGCTGGACGAGGCGCAAGTTCGAGGCCAAACTCGTCAACCCGGCCAACAAGCGCAAGAAGAAGATCATCATCATCGGCACGGGGCTCGCGGGCGGCTCGGCCGGCGCGACCCTCGGCGAGGCCGGCTACCACGTCCAGCAGTTCTGCTTCCAGGACAGCCCGCGCCGCGCCCACTCGATCGCCGCGCAGGGCGGCATCAACGCCGCGAAGAACTACCGCAACGACGGCGACAGCGTGCACCGGCTGTTCTACGACACGGTCAAGGGCGGCGACTTCCGCGCCCGCGAGTCCAACGTGCACCGGCTCGCCGAGATCTCCACGCAGATCATCGACCAGTGCGTCGCACAGGGCGTGCCGTTCGCCCGCGAGTACGGCGGCCTCCTCGACAACCGCTCCTTCGGCGGGACGCAGGTCTCCCGCACCTTCTACGCCCGCGGCCAGACGGGGCAGCAGCTCCTCCTCGGCGCCTACCAGGCCCTGATGCGGCAGGTCGAGGCCGGCAACGTCGAGCTGTACCCGCGGCACGAGATGCTCGACCTGATCATGGAGGACGGACGGGCGCGCGGCGTCGTCGTCCGGAACCTGATCAACGGCGAGATCAAGCACTACACGGCGGACGCGGTCGTGCTGGCGTCCGGCGGCTACGGCAACGTGTACTTCCTGTCCACGAACGCGATGGGCTCGAACGTCACCGCGTCCTGGCGCGCGCACCGGCACGGCGCCCTGTTCGCCAACCCCTGCTACACCCAGATCCACCCGACCTGCATCCCCGTCAGCGGCGACCACCAGTCCAAGCTCACGCTGATGTCGGAGTCGCTGCGCAACGACGGCCGCGTGTGGGTGCCGAAGAAGGGCGGCGACGGGCGGCGCCCGTCCGACATCCCCGAGGACGAGCGCGACTACTACCTGGAGCGCATCTACCCGTCGTTCGGCAACCTCGTCCCCCGCGACATCGCCTCCCGCGCCGCCAAGAACGTCTGCGACGAGGGACGCGGCGTCGGTCCCGGCGGCCTCGGCGTCTACCTGGACTTCGCCGACGCGATCGCGCGGCTCGGCCGCGGCACGGTCGAGGCCAAGTACGGCAACCTCTTCGAGATGTACGAGCGCATCACCGGCGAGAACCCCTACGACACGCCGATGCGCATCTACCCGGCCGTCCACTACACGATGGGCGGGCTGTGGGTGGACTACGACCTTCAGTCGAACATCCCCGGCCTGTTCGTGATCGGCGAGGCGAACTTCTCCGACCACGGCGCGAACAGGCTCGGCGCGTCGGCCCTGATGCAGGGCCTCGCGGACGGCTACTTCGTCCTGCCCAACACCATCGGCGATTACATCGCCCGCAACGACCTCCCGCCGGTCGCCGGCACCGCGGTCGCCGAGGCCGAGACCCGCGTCACGTCCCAGATCGAGCGGCTGCTGTCCATCGACGGCGACCGGTCCGTCGACTCCTTCCACCGCGAGCTCGGCCACATCATGTGGGAGTACTGCGGCATGGAGCGCACCGAGGAGGGCCTGCGCAAGGCGCTCACCCTCATCCCCGAGCTGCGCGCCGAGTTCTGGACGCGCGTCAAGGTCACCGGCAAGGGCGAGGAGCTCAACCAGCAGCTGGAGAAGGCCGGCCGCGTCGCCGACTTCCTGGAGCTCGGCGAGCTGATGGTCATCGACGCGCTGCACCGCACCGAGTCGTGCGGCGGCCACTTCCGGGCCGAGAGCCAGGACGAGGACGGCGAGGCCAAGCGCGACGACGACCGCTTCGGCTACGTCGCCGCCTGGGAGTGGGCCGGGGAGGGCGAGCAGCCCGTCCTCCACAAGGAGGACCTGGACTTCGAATACGTCAAGCCGACTCAGAGGTCGTACAAGTAA